The DNA sequence TTTTTTGATTGCCACTCATGGACAACTCAATCACTTATCTGTCACGCCTGCAGGACTGTTCTGGGGACTGTTTGCGGCATTCACTTACGCTTTGTATATTCTTATTCCGATTCAGTTGATAAAGACATGGGGCAGTATTCCGGTGATTGGAGTGGGGATGATGTTCGCAGGCCTTGTTCTGACACCATTCAGCGGTATCTTGCATTTTCATTGGCGATTATCCATGGAAGTGTATCTAGCTTTAGCTGGGATTATTTTAGTGGGGACAATTCTCGCCTATACACTATTTCTCAAAGGAACCAGTTTAGTCGGACCTGTAAAATCAAGCCTTCTAGCGGCTGTTGAGCCTATATCGGCTGTATTTTTTGCCTTTCTCATTATGCACGAGCAATTTTATCTCGTAGATTTTGCTGGTATGTTTATGATTTTATCAGCAGTTGCCTTGATTTCTATAAAAGATTTGATATTAGAAAAAAGGAAAGGAATCTTATAAAAGGCAGAGCGAATCGCATTGCTCTGTCTTTCATTTTGAAAATAATTGCCAAAAGAAGTCGATGATGTATGTCAAACCGTAAGTATAGATGACAAGCGTGATGGGTTTGCACAAGACAATAATAATCATATATTTTTTAAAAGTCATTTTCGTAAGAGCAGCCAGCATACAGAGGAAGTCTGCTGGACTGATAGGCCAAATCATCATAAAGATGAAAAAACGTTCAAAACGATTGTCCTCGTCCAGCCAACCGATATACCTGTCGTAGGTGTGTTTGCTGACGACCGATTGGACAAAAGCGGGTCCGTAGGTACGTGCTAGGTAAAAAATAATAGCACAGCCGATGACAATTCCAACATAATTATAAATGGTTCCAATGATATGACCATAAATAAAAACACCAGCAACCGAAGTCAAAGCTCCAGGAATAATAGGAACAACTGTCTGTAGGATTTGCAGGAAAATAAAAAGTGGTGGTCCCCAAAATCCAGCCTGCTTAATAAAGGCGGACAGGGTTTCTTTAGATTGTAAAATGCCAGTATAATAGGCCCAGATACAGAAAATTACTGTTCCAACTGCTCCAACAATAGAAGCCCAGTTGATAAATTTTTGTAAAAGAGGGGAGACGGCAGTCATTTTCTTACTCGTATTTGCCATAAGTTCCTCCGTGTTAAATTCTCTATTCTTACTATAACATTTTTAAACATTTTTTGGCAAATTGTACATAAAATCGATGAAAAGATCTAGGGTGCGAAAACCTTTTTTTTATGTTAAAATAGGTAGAAGTATAATGTTTGGAGAGAAATGTGGCAATTGAAAACTACATGCCTGATTTTGCGATTGAGGCAGTTTATGATTTGACAGTTGAAAGTTTAAGAAAACACGGTATCAAGGCTGTTTTGGTGGATTTAGATAATACTCTTATCGCATGGAACAATCCCGATGGAACACCAGAAATGAAGCAGTGGCTTCACGATGTGCGAGATGCAGGGATTCGAATCATTGTGGTATCTAATAATACCAAAAAACGAGTGAAGCGAGCAGTTGAAAAATTTGGAATTGATTATGTTTGTTGGTCTATGAAGCCTTTTACTTGGGGGATTAATCGTGCGTTAAAGGAATTCCATTTTGAGAAAAACGAAGTGGTCATGGTAGGCGATCAGCTTATGACAGATATTCGAGCTGCTCACAGGGCTGGAATTCGTTCGATTTTGGTCAAGCCGCTGGTTGAGCATGATTCAATAAAAACTCAGATTAATCGGGCGCGTGAGCGGAGAGTTTTGAAAAAAATCACTAAAAAATATGGAATGATTGAATACAAAAAAGGAATTTAAACATGGAAGATATTCTCTGTATTGGGTGTGGAGCACCGATTCAGACAAAACACAAGGACAAGATGGGCTATACTCCTCAGTCCGCTTTGGAAAAGGGACTGGAGACAGGCGAACTGTACTGCCAGCGCTGTTTTCGTCTCCGTCACTACAACGAAATTACTGATGTGCAGCTGACAGACGATGATTTTCTTAGACTTCTCCACGAAGTGGGTGACAGTAATGCTCTCGTAGTCAATGTAGTAGATATTTTTGATTTTAATGGTTCGGTCATTCCAGGTTTACCACGCTTTGTGGCTGGTAATGATGTGCTGTTAGTTGGGAATAAAAAAGATATTCTTCCCAAGTCTGTTAAGACTAGCAAAGTGACCCAATGGTTGACAGAGAGGGCTCACGAGGAGGGTCTGCGTCCTGTTGATGTGGTTCTGACTTCAGCTCAAAACAAGCAAGCCATTAAAGAACTAATTGAAAAGATTGAGCAATATCGGAAAGGCCGAGATGTCTATGTGGTCGGTGTAACTAATGTTGGTAAGTCAACGCTAATCAATGCTATTATTCAGGAAATCACTGGGGATAAGGACATTATCACCACTTCCCGTTTTCCTGGCACTACTTTGGATAAGATTGAGATTCCTCTGGTTGATGGTAGTCATATCTACGACACACCTGGAATTATCCACCGCCACCAAATGGCTCATTATTTATCTGCTAAAAATCTCAAATATGTCAGCCCGAAAAAGGAAATCAAGCCCAAAACTTACCAACTCAATCCTGAACAAACCCTCTTTTTAGGAGGCTTGGGACGCTTTGATTTTGTGTCGGGTAACAAACAAGGTTTTACTGCTTATTTTGACAATGAACTCCAATTGCACCGCACCAAACTTGCGGGAGCGGGAGAATTTTATGAAAAGCATGTTGGTTCTTTGCTAACACCGCCCTCTAAAAAAGAAGTGGCAGATTTTCCGCAGCTAGTCAAGCATGAGTTGAAAATTGAAACCAAAACAGATGTAGTCTTTTCAGGTTTGGGCTGGATTCGTGTGATAGGACCAGCACAGATTGCAGTTTGGGCGCCAGAGGAAGTAGCAGTGGTGACCCGCAAAGCCATTATCTAAGAAGAAATGGCTGTTAGAAAAATAAAGAGAAGACAAACGAAATAAGAAACAAAAGAGGAATCTATGTCATTAACATCTAAACAGCGAGCTTTTTTAAATAGTCAAGCTCACAGTCTCAAACCAATCATTCAGATTGGCAAAAACGGCCTCAACGACCAGATTAAAACAAGTGTCCGTCAAGCTCTAGATGCTAGAGAATTGATTAAAGTGACTCTTCTGCAAAATACAGATGAGAATATTCATGAAGTAGCAGAAATTCTCGAAGAAGAAATCGGCGTGGACACTGTTCAAAAAATTGGTCGTATTTTGATTTTGTACAAGCAGTCTAGCAAAAAGGAAAACCGCAAAATTTCAGTAAAGGTAAAAGAAATTTAGAGGAAGTAGCCTATGGCAATTGAATTACTGACTCCTTTCACCAAGGTGAAGTTGGAACCAGAAGTAAAAGCAAAAAAAAGAAAGCAAGTTGGGATTTTAGGTGGAAATTTCAATCCAGTTCACAATGCCCATTTGGTCGTAGCTGATCAAGTTCGTCAGCAATTATGTTTAGATCAGGTCTTGCTGATGCCTGAGTATGAGCCACCACATGTTGATAAAAAATCAACGATTGATGAGAAGCACCGACTGAAAATGCTGGAGTTGGCAATTGAAGGCATTGAAGGTCTGGGAATTGAAACCATTGAGCTGGAGAGAAAAGGGATTAGTTACACCTATGATACGATGAAATTTTTGACGGAAAAACATCCAGATACAGATTATTATTTCATCATCGGAGCGGATATGGTAGATTACCTTCCCAAGTGGCATCGGATTGACGAATTAGTCGATTTGGTTCAATTTGTTGGGGTTCAGCGCCCCCGCTATAAAGCAGGAACATCTTATCCAGTTATCTGGGTAGATGTGCCGTTGATGGATATTTCTTCGAGTATGGTTCGAGCTTTTCTGGCTCAAGGTCGGACGCCGAATTTTCTCCTACCCAAGCCAGTTTTAGACTATATTGAGAAAGAAGGGCTTTACAATGGGATATGAAACTTATGTGGGAATTTCTCGTGAGCAACTTTTAGTCAAAATGCAGCAGCTTTTACCAGAGAAACGTTTTAAACATTGTCTGGGAGTGGAACAAGCAGCGATTGACTTGGCAGAGCGCTTCGGAGTAGATGTAGAAAAAGCTGGTTTGGCAGGTCTGCTCCATGATTATGCGAAAAAGCTCTCTGACGAAGAATTTCTGGCGCTGATTGATAAGTATGCTCTGAATCCAGCGTTGAAAGATTGGGGAAATAATGTCTGGCATGGCATGGTCGGCATTTATAAAATTCAGGAAGATTTAGGGTTGACAGATCCAGAAATTTTACGAGCTATTGAGATTCATACTGTAGGTTCTGCTCAGATGTCGGATTTGGACAAGGTCGTTTATGTTGCGGATTATATCGAGCCTAATCGGAACTTTCCAGGAGTGGAGCGGGCGCGTGAAATTG is a window from the Streptococcus anginosus subsp. whileyi MAS624 genome containing:
- a CDS encoding DMT family transporter, encoding MSKITKGTILTLIAGIAWGLSGTSGQYLMAHGFPVLVLTNVRLLIAGALLVLYMVLANRRKLIEMIKDRKAIMSLALFALLGLLLNQFSYLKSIYESNAGTATVLQYVCPVGILAYTCLKDRVAPTVTEVLSMILAVGGTFLIATHGQLNHLSVTPAGLFWGLFAAFTYALYILIPIQLIKTWGSIPVIGVGMMFAGLVLTPFSGILHFHWRLSMEVYLALAGIILVGTILAYTLFLKGTSLVGPVKSSLLAAVEPISAVFFAFLIMHEQFYLVDFAGMFMILSAVALISIKDLILEKRKGIL
- a CDS encoding TVP38/TMEM64 family protein, producing the protein MANTSKKMTAVSPLLQKFINWASIVGAVGTVIFCIWAYYTGILQSKETLSAFIKQAGFWGPPLFIFLQILQTVVPIIPGALTSVAGVFIYGHIIGTIYNYVGIVIGCAIIFYLARTYGPAFVQSVVSKHTYDRYIGWLDEDNRFERFFIFMMIWPISPADFLCMLAALTKMTFKKYMIIIVLCKPITLVIYTYGLTYIIDFFWQLFSK
- a CDS encoding YqeG family HAD IIIA-type phosphatase, with translation MAIENYMPDFAIEAVYDLTVESLRKHGIKAVLVDLDNTLIAWNNPDGTPEMKQWLHDVRDAGIRIIVVSNNTKKRVKRAVEKFGIDYVCWSMKPFTWGINRALKEFHFEKNEVVMVGDQLMTDIRAAHRAGIRSILVKPLVEHDSIKTQINRARERRVLKKITKKYGMIEYKKGI
- the yqeH gene encoding ribosome biogenesis GTPase YqeH, with the translated sequence MEDILCIGCGAPIQTKHKDKMGYTPQSALEKGLETGELYCQRCFRLRHYNEITDVQLTDDDFLRLLHEVGDSNALVVNVVDIFDFNGSVIPGLPRFVAGNDVLLVGNKKDILPKSVKTSKVTQWLTERAHEEGLRPVDVVLTSAQNKQAIKELIEKIEQYRKGRDVYVVGVTNVGKSTLINAIIQEITGDKDIITTSRFPGTTLDKIEIPLVDGSHIYDTPGIIHRHQMAHYLSAKNLKYVSPKKEIKPKTYQLNPEQTLFLGGLGRFDFVSGNKQGFTAYFDNELQLHRTKLAGAGEFYEKHVGSLLTPPSKKEVADFPQLVKHELKIETKTDVVFSGLGWIRVIGPAQIAVWAPEEVAVVTRKAII
- the yhbY gene encoding ribosome assembly RNA-binding protein YhbY, which gives rise to MSLTSKQRAFLNSQAHSLKPIIQIGKNGLNDQIKTSVRQALDARELIKVTLLQNTDENIHEVAEILEEEIGVDTVQKIGRILILYKQSSKKENRKISVKVKEI
- a CDS encoding nicotinate-nucleotide adenylyltransferase, with the protein product MAIELLTPFTKVKLEPEVKAKKRKQVGILGGNFNPVHNAHLVVADQVRQQLCLDQVLLMPEYEPPHVDKKSTIDEKHRLKMLELAIEGIEGLGIETIELERKGISYTYDTMKFLTEKHPDTDYYFIIGADMVDYLPKWHRIDELVDLVQFVGVQRPRYKAGTSYPVIWVDVPLMDISSSMVRAFLAQGRTPNFLLPKPVLDYIEKEGLYNGI
- the yqeK gene encoding bis(5'-nucleosyl)-tetraphosphatase (symmetrical) YqeK is translated as MGYETYVGISREQLLVKMQQLLPEKRFKHCLGVEQAAIDLAERFGVDVEKAGLAGLLHDYAKKLSDEEFLALIDKYALNPALKDWGNNVWHGMVGIYKIQEDLGLTDPEILRAIEIHTVGSAQMSDLDKVVYVADYIEPNRNFPGVERAREIAHVSLNQAVAYETAHTVEHLAHKGLPIFPQTIETYNAYVGFMKDDK